A genome region from Carya illinoinensis cultivar Pawnee chromosome 2, C.illinoinensisPawnee_v1, whole genome shotgun sequence includes the following:
- the LOC122301042 gene encoding sulfite exporter TauE/SafE family protein 3-like isoform X2 encodes MMAGTDSERWGSRLIGVVALAFLVMVSVHIWGKEILDQKVTEVVESHYLTRISNSKAQPGRFGHEHVWPEMKFGWKIVVGTMIGFLGAAFGSVGGVGGGGIFVPMLTLIIGFDQKSSTAMSKCMIMGGAGATVFYNLRQRHPTLELPVIDYDLALLFQPMLVLGISIGVTFNVIFAEWMITVLLIIIFLVMSTKAFLKGVETWKKETVANKEVAQHLQSNGIANEEVEPRPLPERPTDGSRAEETKDSKRSKIAKNYTETCSAAYWVLNLLQIPVAAGVTLYESVSLYRGRRVIASKAEASTNWRVHQLVFYCAGGIVAGIVGGLLGLGGGFILGPLFLEMGIPPQVSSATATFAMAFSSSLSVVEYYLLKRFPVPYAIYFCFVAIIAALVGQHVVTKVIAVLGRASLIIFVLAATIFVSAISLGGVGIARMVDKIEHKDYLGFESLCIY; translated from the exons ATGATGGCTGGGACTGACTCAGAAAGATGGGGATCAAGACTGATTGGAGTGGTTGCGCTTGCTTTTCTTGTCATGGTCTCGGTGCATATTTGGGGAAAAGAAATATTAGATCAGAAAGTAACTGAAGTGGTTGAATCTCATTATTTAACGAGAATATCAAACTCCAAAGCGCAGCCTGGTCGATTTGGTCATGAGCATGTTTGGCCG GAAATGAAATTTGGCTGGAAAATTGTGGTGGGTACAATGATTGGGTTCTTAGGGGCAGCTTTTGGGAGCGTGGGAGGAGTTGGTGGGGGTGGAATTTTTGTTCCAATGTTGACCCTGATTATTGGGTTTGATCAGAAATCATCGACGGCTATGTCAAAAT GTATGATCATGGGTGGAGCAGGTGCAACTGTTTTCTACAATTTAAGGCAAAGGCATCCTACCCTTGAGCTGCCAGTCATTGACTATGACCTGGCACTTCTATTTCAACCAATGCTGGTACTGGGGATCAGTATTGGAGTTACTTTCAATGTGATTTTTGCTGAGTGGATGATCACGGTCTTGTTAATTATTATCTTCCTAG TTATGTCAACTAAGGCATTCCTTAAAGGTGTTGAAACGTGGAAAAAGGAAACCGTAGCTAACAAG GAGGTTGCTCAACACTTGCAATCAAATG GTATTGCTAATGAAGAGGTCGAACCCAGACCACTACCCGAAAGGCCAACTGATGGCTCTCGTGCAGAAGAAACAAAGGACTCTAAAAGATCAAAG ATTGCCAAG AATTACACAGAAACTTGTTCAGCAGCATATTGGGTATTAAACCTGTTGCAG ATCCCTGTGGCTGCTGGAGTGACTTTATATGAGTCTGTTAGCCTGTACAGAGGGCGAAGAGTGATTGCATCCAAGGCAGAAGCAAGCACAAATTGGAGGGTGCACCAGCTGGTTTTTTATTGTGCAGGTGGCATTGTAGCTGGTATAGTTGGTGGGTTGCTAGGTCTTGGCGGAGGATTCATTTTGGGTCCACTTTTTCTGGAGATGGGAATCCCTCCTCAG GTGTCGAGTGCCACGGCCACATTTGCCATGGCATTTTCCTCATCCCTGTCTGTCGTTGAATACTACCTTCTAAAACGCTTCCCGGTTCCTTATG CTATCTACTTCTGTTTCGTGGCGATCATTGCTGCTCTTGTTGGACAACATGTGGTAACAAAGGTGATTGCCGTATTAGGTAGAGCATCGTTAATCATCTTCGTTCTGGCTGCTACAATTTTTGTGAGTGCAATATCACTAG GTGGGGTTGGCATTGCACGCATGGTTGACAAGATTGAACACAAGGACTACTTGGGATTTGAAAGCCTATGTATATATTGA
- the LOC122301042 gene encoding sulfite exporter TauE/SafE family protein 3-like isoform X1, which yields MMAGTDSERWGSRLIGVVALAFLVMVSVHIWGKEILDQKVTEVVESHYLTRISNSKAQPGRFGHEHVWPEMKFGWKIVVGTMIGFLGAAFGSVGGVGGGGIFVPMLTLIIGFDQKSSTAMSKCMIMGGAGATVFYNLRQRHPTLELPVIDYDLALLFQPMLVLGISIGVTFNVIFAEWMITVLLIIIFLVMSTKAFLKGVETWKKETVANKEVAQHLQSNGIANEEVEPRPLPERPTDGSRAEETKDSKRSKVSVLENVYWRELGILVAVWVIMLALQIAKNYTETCSAAYWVLNLLQIPVAAGVTLYESVSLYRGRRVIASKAEASTNWRVHQLVFYCAGGIVAGIVGGLLGLGGGFILGPLFLEMGIPPQVSSATATFAMAFSSSLSVVEYYLLKRFPVPYAIYFCFVAIIAALVGQHVVTKVIAVLGRASLIIFVLAATIFVSAISLGGVGIARMVDKIEHKDYLGFESLCIY from the exons ATGATGGCTGGGACTGACTCAGAAAGATGGGGATCAAGACTGATTGGAGTGGTTGCGCTTGCTTTTCTTGTCATGGTCTCGGTGCATATTTGGGGAAAAGAAATATTAGATCAGAAAGTAACTGAAGTGGTTGAATCTCATTATTTAACGAGAATATCAAACTCCAAAGCGCAGCCTGGTCGATTTGGTCATGAGCATGTTTGGCCG GAAATGAAATTTGGCTGGAAAATTGTGGTGGGTACAATGATTGGGTTCTTAGGGGCAGCTTTTGGGAGCGTGGGAGGAGTTGGTGGGGGTGGAATTTTTGTTCCAATGTTGACCCTGATTATTGGGTTTGATCAGAAATCATCGACGGCTATGTCAAAAT GTATGATCATGGGTGGAGCAGGTGCAACTGTTTTCTACAATTTAAGGCAAAGGCATCCTACCCTTGAGCTGCCAGTCATTGACTATGACCTGGCACTTCTATTTCAACCAATGCTGGTACTGGGGATCAGTATTGGAGTTACTTTCAATGTGATTTTTGCTGAGTGGATGATCACGGTCTTGTTAATTATTATCTTCCTAG TTATGTCAACTAAGGCATTCCTTAAAGGTGTTGAAACGTGGAAAAAGGAAACCGTAGCTAACAAG GAGGTTGCTCAACACTTGCAATCAAATG GTATTGCTAATGAAGAGGTCGAACCCAGACCACTACCCGAAAGGCCAACTGATGGCTCTCGTGCAGAAGAAACAAAGGACTCTAAAAGATCAAAG GTCTCTGTCCTTGAGAATGTTTACTGGAGGGAACTAGGAATTCTTGTTGCAGTCTGGGTCATAATGCTTGCATTGCAGATTGCCAAG AATTACACAGAAACTTGTTCAGCAGCATATTGGGTATTAAACCTGTTGCAG ATCCCTGTGGCTGCTGGAGTGACTTTATATGAGTCTGTTAGCCTGTACAGAGGGCGAAGAGTGATTGCATCCAAGGCAGAAGCAAGCACAAATTGGAGGGTGCACCAGCTGGTTTTTTATTGTGCAGGTGGCATTGTAGCTGGTATAGTTGGTGGGTTGCTAGGTCTTGGCGGAGGATTCATTTTGGGTCCACTTTTTCTGGAGATGGGAATCCCTCCTCAG GTGTCGAGTGCCACGGCCACATTTGCCATGGCATTTTCCTCATCCCTGTCTGTCGTTGAATACTACCTTCTAAAACGCTTCCCGGTTCCTTATG CTATCTACTTCTGTTTCGTGGCGATCATTGCTGCTCTTGTTGGACAACATGTGGTAACAAAGGTGATTGCCGTATTAGGTAGAGCATCGTTAATCATCTTCGTTCTGGCTGCTACAATTTTTGTGAGTGCAATATCACTAG GTGGGGTTGGCATTGCACGCATGGTTGACAAGATTGAACACAAGGACTACTTGGGATTTGAAAGCCTATGTATATATTGA
- the LOC122301045 gene encoding uncharacterized protein LOC122301045 yields the protein MEAAKEREAGPLHQILPPRIEDAGLEDCALPPDSIKEAFLKAATAVKSRAASIFTTSDDEETVTSFSEGGCVEDPWPRAAKGTQDTVVGASPEHEAPGPCATEKGSGVPGVGGDDVVVGGEADVEERWDKVVVGEEEIASREGKACVEGLEGLEIGDNVKNGDGDGDDERGDEKKQTLTEGFA from the coding sequence ATGGAAGCCGCTAAGGAACGAGAAGCCGGACCACTGCACCAGATCCTCCCTCCGCGAATCGAAGATGCAGGGCTAGAAGACTGCGCCCTCCCGCCGGATTCCATCAAAGAAGCTTTCCTAAAAGCCGCCACGGCCGTGAAGTCACGCGCCGCGTCGATATTCACGACATCCGATGACGAAGAAACGGTGACCTCCTTCTCCGAAGGAGGCTGCGTCGAGGACCCATGGCCCAGAGCTGCAAAGGGAACGCAGGACACGGTGGTCGGAGCATCGCCGGAGCACGAAGCTCCGGGGCCATGCGCCACGGAGAAGGGAAGCGGAGTGCCCGGAGTTGGGGGTGATGATGTGGTTGTGGGTGGCGAGGCCGACGTGGAGGAGAGGTGGGATAAGGTAGTGGTCGGGGAGGAGGAAATAGCGAGTAGGGAAGGAAAAGCGTGTGTGGAAGGATTGGAGGGTTTGGAGATTGGAGACAACGTGAAGAATGGTGATGGCGATGGTGATGATGAGAGAGGTGATGAAAAAAAGCAAACTTTAACTGAGGGTTTTGCTTGA
- the LOC122301042 gene encoding sulfite exporter TauE/SafE family protein 3-like isoform X3: MMAGTDSERWGSRLIGVVALAFLVMVSVHIWGKEILDQKVTEVVESHYLTRISNSKAQPGRFGHEHVWPEMKFGWKIVVGTMIGFLGAAFGSVGGVGGGGIFVPMLTLIIGFDQKSSTAMSKCMIMGGAGATVFYNLRQRHPTLELPVIDYDLALLFQPMLVLGISIGVTFNVIFAEWMITVLLIIIFLVMSTKAFLKGVETWKKETVANKEVAQHLQSNGIANEEVEPRPLPERPTDGSRAEETKDSKRSKNYTETCSAAYWVLNLLQIPVAAGVTLYESVSLYRGRRVIASKAEASTNWRVHQLVFYCAGGIVAGIVGGLLGLGGGFILGPLFLEMGIPPQVSSATATFAMAFSSSLSVVEYYLLKRFPVPYAIYFCFVAIIAALVGQHVVTKVIAVLGRASLIIFVLAATIFVSAISLGGVGIARMVDKIEHKDYLGFESLCIY; the protein is encoded by the exons ATGATGGCTGGGACTGACTCAGAAAGATGGGGATCAAGACTGATTGGAGTGGTTGCGCTTGCTTTTCTTGTCATGGTCTCGGTGCATATTTGGGGAAAAGAAATATTAGATCAGAAAGTAACTGAAGTGGTTGAATCTCATTATTTAACGAGAATATCAAACTCCAAAGCGCAGCCTGGTCGATTTGGTCATGAGCATGTTTGGCCG GAAATGAAATTTGGCTGGAAAATTGTGGTGGGTACAATGATTGGGTTCTTAGGGGCAGCTTTTGGGAGCGTGGGAGGAGTTGGTGGGGGTGGAATTTTTGTTCCAATGTTGACCCTGATTATTGGGTTTGATCAGAAATCATCGACGGCTATGTCAAAAT GTATGATCATGGGTGGAGCAGGTGCAACTGTTTTCTACAATTTAAGGCAAAGGCATCCTACCCTTGAGCTGCCAGTCATTGACTATGACCTGGCACTTCTATTTCAACCAATGCTGGTACTGGGGATCAGTATTGGAGTTACTTTCAATGTGATTTTTGCTGAGTGGATGATCACGGTCTTGTTAATTATTATCTTCCTAG TTATGTCAACTAAGGCATTCCTTAAAGGTGTTGAAACGTGGAAAAAGGAAACCGTAGCTAACAAG GAGGTTGCTCAACACTTGCAATCAAATG GTATTGCTAATGAAGAGGTCGAACCCAGACCACTACCCGAAAGGCCAACTGATGGCTCTCGTGCAGAAGAAACAAAGGACTCTAAAAGATCAAAG AATTACACAGAAACTTGTTCAGCAGCATATTGGGTATTAAACCTGTTGCAG ATCCCTGTGGCTGCTGGAGTGACTTTATATGAGTCTGTTAGCCTGTACAGAGGGCGAAGAGTGATTGCATCCAAGGCAGAAGCAAGCACAAATTGGAGGGTGCACCAGCTGGTTTTTTATTGTGCAGGTGGCATTGTAGCTGGTATAGTTGGTGGGTTGCTAGGTCTTGGCGGAGGATTCATTTTGGGTCCACTTTTTCTGGAGATGGGAATCCCTCCTCAG GTGTCGAGTGCCACGGCCACATTTGCCATGGCATTTTCCTCATCCCTGTCTGTCGTTGAATACTACCTTCTAAAACGCTTCCCGGTTCCTTATG CTATCTACTTCTGTTTCGTGGCGATCATTGCTGCTCTTGTTGGACAACATGTGGTAACAAAGGTGATTGCCGTATTAGGTAGAGCATCGTTAATCATCTTCGTTCTGGCTGCTACAATTTTTGTGAGTGCAATATCACTAG GTGGGGTTGGCATTGCACGCATGGTTGACAAGATTGAACACAAGGACTACTTGGGATTTGAAAGCCTATGTATATATTGA
- the LOC122301044 gene encoding ras-related protein Rab7: protein MASRRRMLLKVIILGDSGVGKTSLMNQYVNRKFSNQYKATIGADFLTKEVQFEDRLFTLQIWDTAGQERFQSLGVAFYRGADCCVLVYDVNVMKSFDDLNNWREEFLIQASPSDPENFPFVVLGNKIDVDGGNSRVVSEKKAKAWCASKGNIPYFETSAKEGFNVEAAFECIAKNALKNEPEEEIYLPDTIDVAGGGRQQRSTGCEC, encoded by the exons ATGGCTTCTCGTCGGCGCATGCTTTTAAAGGTCATTATCCTCGGCGACAGCGG GGTCGGGAAGACGTCGCTGATGAATCA GTATGTGAATCGTAAGTTTAGTAATCAATACAAGGCAACCATAGGAGCGGATTTTTTGACCAAGGAAGTTCAGTTTGAAGATAGGTTGTTCACATTGCAG ATTTGGGACACTGCTGGGCAAGAAAGGTTTCAAAGTCTTGGTGTGGCTTTCTACCGTGGTGCAGATTGCTGTGTTCTTGTGTACGATGTGAATGTAATGAAATCATTTGATGATCTTAACAACTGGCGGGAAGAGTTTCTGATTCAG GCCAGTCCCTCTGACCCTGAAAATTTCCCGTTTGTTGTGCTGGGGAACAAGATAGATGTTGATGGTGGGAATAGTCGGGTG GTTTCTGAGAAGAAAGCCAAAGCCTGGTGTGCTTCCAAAGGAAACATACCTTACTTTGAGACTTCTGCAAAAGAAGGATTCAATGTCGAAGCTGCTTTCGAGTGTATTGCCAAAAATGCACTGAAGAATGAGCCTGAAGAAGAAAT ATACCTGCCTGACACCATTGACGTTGCGGGTGGAGGGCGGCAGCAAAGATCAACAGGTTGCGAGTGTTAA